The following are encoded together in the Maridesulfovibrio bastinii DSM 16055 genome:
- a CDS encoding hybrid sensor histidine kinase/response regulator, producing MSESRCSFAVHNHTIATEFKDPVMAVNSTFTAVILLFILLFSALTPSEVLASKKHLRFQNLSINDGLSQSSILCMLQDSQGFLWFGTYDGLNRYDGIKMKIYGNRKDNKQLSDNNIRAIYEDSAGIMWVGTKDGGLNRYNRLLDTFTSFVPDKNDPDSISGRYVQCIYEDSRGNLWIGTDKGLNLFSRENKKFQSYRHSESKTDSINSDDVRAICEDNSGNLWIGTATGISRFDRRKQKFTKYFDQSPSSTLGDNAVLTLFAAKDGLLWVGTENSLKVFNPELKTFKTCLNGLEINHIYKDRSGNFWIGTSKGLAYPKNSNKTNTLSAKSEFEFIRHEPSNPQGLNSNQITRIMEDSSGVLWVGTYTDGVCKATPKMRNFMLLQHLDGIKNSLSGNEVSAVLEDNDGLIWIGTYTEGIDIYNPETGEIMPVNTKSAGPWKIPSNAINCLFQDSKNHIWTGTRDKGVFVLDKEKGLIANYINDPEDESTLSHNIVWWIYEGSKGYIWIGTSKKGLNRLDPETGEIRHYRHDKKNPRSIAHDRVRNIFEDSRGNLWIGTNGGLDLMDRTAETFKHHQNNPADPDSISNNLVTPIAEAADGTLWIGTDKGINHFYPESGKFKRYTIESGLINDVIQGLAIDAKGNVWASSFKGISKIESATDEITNYGTYDGLQRADFWTNAYTKGASGRLYFGGLKGLNYFYPQDITKDDTIPTVVITGISVMNSPLKLKTNVVNTREITLSYKDVMFSISFAALDYQNPEHIRYKYKLAGFDEHWIESSYTHKATFTNFDQGTYVFKVRACNSDGVWNEKGTELKIIITPPFWKTWWFYSLIAVAAVLLLLLFIRLKVRVITKQKQKLSEEVKARTAELKKEIENHRKTEIQLEKAIVKAEEANKAKSSFLANMSHEIRTPLNSIIGMADLLRDTGLDSEQREYVNIFKSSGEILLSIINDILDFSKIEAGYIKLEQIPIDLFQEVESVMTLQAVASSSRQVELICRFGADVPEFVIGDPTRLRQILLNIISNATKFTPKGEVSLYVTREPDAESADMLCFTIHDTGIGIEQDKIKNIFTPFSQAKSSTTRKFGGSGLGLSISKSLTELMGGRIKAESSPGHGSTFIVEIPLPRDPESESLLAPDFSGKTILVAVNNETLAETLTELVELYGAETICSTSAVEFKSELEIERRKPIDAIIVDQEIDETDSVFILESQLGKNSINAPKSILLTRGLSSKKRIQGLEYLIPASCPKPVPRRLLLRQLIDIIHGDEGSEINSKDETEILPDLKILVAENDIPSRELIRHFLKPYGTTIVMSSDGKEALKLALNNDFDLVMLEMEIPSMDGSSFLGRLRSEEKAKKKSRLPVLAFSAYPSADSREKSMDAGADSFISKPMDKNQLIREIKKLTRK from the coding sequence ATGTCAGAATCACGTTGTTCTTTTGCTGTGCATAACCATACAATAGCTACTGAATTTAAAGACCCCGTCATGGCAGTAAATTCAACTTTTACTGCTGTCATTTTGCTATTTATACTTTTATTTTCCGCGCTGACCCCATCTGAAGTTCTGGCCTCTAAAAAACATCTGCGTTTTCAAAACCTCTCCATTAATGACGGATTATCACAATCATCTATTCTGTGCATGCTTCAGGATTCTCAAGGCTTTCTATGGTTTGGAACCTATGACGGCCTGAATCGTTATGATGGAATCAAAATGAAAATTTATGGCAACAGGAAAGATAATAAACAGCTGTCTGACAACAACATTCGGGCCATTTATGAAGACAGTGCAGGAATAATGTGGGTCGGCACAAAAGACGGGGGCCTCAACCGTTATAACCGTCTGCTGGATACCTTCACTTCTTTTGTCCCCGATAAAAATGATCCTGACAGTATCTCCGGACGCTACGTTCAATGCATATATGAAGACAGCCGTGGAAATCTATGGATTGGAACGGATAAAGGATTGAACCTTTTTTCCAGAGAAAATAAAAAATTTCAAAGTTACAGGCATAGTGAAAGTAAAACAGACAGCATAAATTCAGATGATGTCAGGGCTATATGCGAAGACAACAGTGGTAATTTATGGATAGGCACAGCAACCGGAATAAGCAGATTTGATCGCCGGAAACAAAAATTTACGAAATATTTTGACCAGTCACCATCCTCAACCCTTGGCGACAATGCTGTTCTGACCCTTTTTGCAGCTAAAGATGGCCTGCTGTGGGTCGGGACTGAAAATTCACTGAAGGTGTTCAATCCTGAGCTTAAAACATTCAAAACCTGTCTGAATGGCCTTGAAATCAATCATATATATAAAGATCGATCCGGAAATTTCTGGATCGGAACATCCAAAGGTCTGGCCTACCCCAAAAACAGCAACAAAACGAACACACTCTCTGCGAAATCGGAATTCGAATTCATACGGCATGAGCCATCCAATCCACAGGGGCTTAACTCCAATCAGATTACCAGAATTATGGAAGATTCCTCCGGGGTGCTCTGGGTCGGCACCTATACGGACGGTGTCTGCAAAGCAACTCCCAAAATGAGAAATTTCATGCTCTTGCAACATCTGGATGGAATAAAAAACAGTCTGTCCGGCAACGAGGTCAGCGCGGTTCTCGAAGATAATGACGGATTGATCTGGATTGGCACCTATACCGAAGGTATTGATATATACAATCCAGAAACGGGTGAAATAATGCCTGTAAACACCAAATCTGCCGGCCCGTGGAAAATTCCATCCAATGCTATAAACTGCCTGTTTCAGGATTCAAAAAATCATATCTGGACAGGAACAAGGGACAAGGGAGTCTTCGTACTCGACAAGGAAAAAGGACTGATTGCAAACTATATCAATGATCCTGAAGATGAATCTACACTCAGTCATAATATCGTCTGGTGGATATACGAAGGAAGCAAAGGCTATATATGGATAGGGACCAGTAAAAAAGGCCTTAACAGGCTTGATCCCGAGACCGGAGAAATCCGCCATTACAGACATGACAAAAAAAATCCCCGTAGTATTGCGCATGACAGGGTCAGAAATATTTTTGAAGACAGCCGTGGTAACCTCTGGATAGGCACCAATGGCGGACTTGACCTTATGGACAGGACGGCTGAGACTTTCAAACATCATCAAAATAACCCTGCTGATCCTGACAGCATATCCAACAATCTGGTCACGCCCATTGCCGAAGCCGCTGATGGAACCTTGTGGATTGGAACGGATAAAGGAATCAACCACTTTTATCCTGAATCCGGAAAATTCAAAAGATATACAATTGAGTCCGGCCTGATCAATGATGTTATTCAGGGTCTGGCCATTGATGCCAAAGGAAATGTCTGGGCGAGTTCATTTAAGGGAATTTCAAAAATTGAGTCTGCAACGGATGAAATAACCAATTACGGAACCTATGACGGGCTTCAACGTGCCGATTTCTGGACAAACGCATATACTAAAGGAGCTAGCGGGAGACTGTACTTCGGAGGACTTAAGGGACTGAATTATTTTTATCCACAGGACATAACCAAAGATGACACCATTCCAACGGTTGTAATCACCGGTATAAGTGTGATGAACTCTCCGTTGAAGCTAAAAACAAATGTGGTCAATACCAGAGAAATAACCCTGTCATACAAAGATGTTATGTTCTCAATCTCATTTGCTGCTCTGGACTACCAGAACCCTGAACACATCCGCTACAAATATAAACTTGCCGGGTTCGATGAACATTGGATCGAATCCTCCTATACCCATAAAGCAACTTTCACCAATTTTGATCAGGGAACTTATGTATTCAAAGTAAGAGCCTGTAATTCTGATGGAGTATGGAACGAAAAAGGTACGGAACTCAAAATAATCATAACACCTCCATTCTGGAAAACATGGTGGTTCTATTCACTGATAGCTGTAGCGGCTGTACTGCTGCTTCTTCTTTTTATTCGCTTAAAAGTCAGAGTTATCACAAAACAAAAGCAGAAACTTTCCGAAGAGGTCAAAGCCCGTACGGCAGAGCTTAAAAAAGAAATTGAGAATCACAGAAAAACGGAAATCCAGCTCGAAAAAGCTATTGTAAAAGCAGAGGAAGCCAATAAAGCAAAAAGCAGTTTTCTAGCCAATATGAGCCACGAGATCAGAACTCCGCTGAACTCAATAATCGGTATGGCTGATCTGTTAAGGGATACCGGGCTTGATTCAGAGCAGAGGGAATATGTCAATATATTCAAATCTTCCGGTGAAATTCTGCTTTCAATCATCAATGACATTCTGGATTTTTCAAAAATTGAAGCAGGATATATCAAGCTTGAGCAGATACCCATTGACCTGTTTCAGGAAGTTGAATCTGTTATGACTTTACAGGCTGTTGCCTCCAGTTCCCGGCAGGTGGAACTGATCTGCCGCTTCGGGGCTGATGTGCCTGAATTCGTTATCGGTGATCCGACTCGTTTAAGGCAGATTCTATTAAATATCATTTCAAATGCCACTAAATTCACCCCTAAAGGTGAAGTAAGCTTATATGTAACCAGAGAGCCTGATGCGGAAAGTGCCGATATGTTGTGCTTTACCATCCACGACACAGGGATAGGGATAGAGCAGGATAAAATCAAAAATATTTTTACTCCGTTTTCTCAGGCAAAATCTTCAACAACAAGAAAATTCGGTGGTTCCGGCCTCGGATTATCCATAAGCAAAAGTTTAACGGAACTTATGGGAGGCAGGATAAAAGCTGAAAGTTCACCGGGCCATGGAAGTACTTTTATTGTTGAGATTCCCCTTCCCCGTGATCCTGAATCAGAATCCCTGCTGGCTCCGGACTTTTCCGGTAAGACTATCCTTGTAGCGGTAAATAACGAGACACTGGCTGAAACTTTGACGGAACTTGTGGAATTATATGGAGCTGAAACAATTTGCTCAACTTCAGCAGTGGAATTTAAAAGCGAGCTTGAAATTGAACGCCGCAAACCTATAGACGCAATTATAGTTGATCAGGAAATTGATGAAACAGACAGTGTTTTTATCCTTGAATCACAGCTAGGTAAAAACAGCATCAACGCTCCTAAATCAATTCTGCTGACCAGAGGTCTCAGCTCGAAAAAAAGAATACAGGGACTGGAATACCTTATACCCGCTTCATGCCCCAAGCCTGTCCCGCGCAGGCTTCTACTGAGACAGTTGATCGACATTATTCACGGTGATGAAGGTTCTGAGATAAACAGTAAGGATGAAACTGAAATTCTGCCGGATTTAAAAATTCTGGTTGCGGAAAACGATATTCCCAGCCGCGAACTTATACGTCATTTTCTAAAACCGTACGGGACAACAATTGTAATGTCCTCTGACGGTAAAGAAGCCTTGAAGCTGGCTCTGAATAATGATTTTGATCTGGTTATGCTTGAAATGGAGATTCCGTCCATGGACGGCTCCAGTTTTCTTGGGCGATTACGTTCGGAAGAAAAAGCTAAAAAGAAAAGCAGACTGCCGGTACTGGCTTTTTCAGCCTACCCTTCTGCCGACAGTAGAGAAAAAAGTATGGATGCCGGAGCCGACAGCTTCATTTCCAAACCCATGGATAAAAACCAGCTCATAAGAGAAATTAAAAAACTTACCCGGAAATAA
- a CDS encoding HAD family hydrolase, producing the protein MESKAKKRFYFDLDGTLINSHKRLHALFNELVPEGSISFDEYWKNRRDNISDAEMLKKFHNADESRLAEYAEQWLKHKEDDHLMEMDTPYPDAVEVLKHCSEAGDVYIVTARNNIPKAERQIKEAGFTPFVTRMLVTENKTTKQKLVTDILTPHKDDVFVGDTAEDMNTGKALGVYTIGMTHGFLSKEQLLKLNPDDTADNIQELIDKLNV; encoded by the coding sequence ATGGAAAGCAAAGCAAAAAAACGGTTTTATTTTGATCTGGACGGCACTCTGATCAACTCTCATAAAAGACTGCATGCTCTCTTTAACGAGCTTGTTCCGGAAGGCAGCATTTCTTTTGATGAGTATTGGAAAAACAGACGCGACAACATATCTGATGCCGAGATGCTCAAAAAATTCCATAATGCCGATGAATCCAGACTGGCAGAATATGCGGAGCAATGGCTGAAACACAAAGAAGACGATCACCTTATGGAAATGGATACACCGTATCCTGATGCCGTTGAAGTTCTGAAACACTGCTCTGAAGCAGGGGATGTTTATATCGTCACTGCTCGCAATAATATTCCAAAAGCTGAAAGACAGATAAAAGAAGCAGGCTTTACTCCGTTTGTTACCAGAATGTTGGTAACCGAAAACAAGACAACAAAGCAGAAACTGGTAACTGATATACTTACCCCCCATAAAGACGATGTCTTTGTAGGAGACACGGCAGAAGATATGAATACCGGTAAAGCTCTTGGAGTTTATACGATTGGAATGACCCACGGTTTTCTAAGCAAAGAGCAGCTATTGAAACTCAACCCTGATGACACCGCAGACAATATTCAAGAACTTATCGATAAGTTAAATGTTTAA
- a CDS encoding AEC family transporter, translating into MLHSLILILPVFLILFLGVIIDIANILPKQTGSILGGYVLYIALPILLIRVLAGSSVDEILHGGFWAGVISAQLIIYVISYAGEFFISKRGHGNAASIAMACSCCNVAFIGLPVIMTLFPGNHEALVAAGIAVITPNAISIPCQIQMEYLTGKDGDDKIAKIVKAVLLNPLMVGTVVGFILCFSGVHIWQPLDKAAKMVGDTTAPCMLLALGLDLRKKVRVALSGNWKSGIPRFTIASVIKLVVNPIVAWYMLSLFGVSGIWLAVGVIQCGTATALVTYVISEIYGFISEEVAMIAVITNVLNLVTLTIIAGILQNAGVM; encoded by the coding sequence ATGTTACATTCACTAATTCTGATCCTGCCGGTTTTTCTGATACTCTTTCTGGGTGTCATAATCGACATTGCAAACATCCTCCCCAAACAGACCGGATCAATCCTTGGAGGATATGTTCTATACATTGCCCTTCCGATACTGCTTATCCGGGTGCTTGCCGGATCTTCGGTTGACGAAATTCTGCATGGTGGATTCTGGGCCGGAGTAATTTCCGCACAACTGATAATTTATGTCATAAGCTATGCCGGAGAATTTTTTATTTCAAAACGGGGACATGGCAACGCAGCTTCCATAGCAATGGCATGCAGTTGCTGCAATGTGGCTTTCATAGGCCTTCCGGTTATCATGACTCTTTTTCCCGGCAATCATGAAGCCCTAGTCGCAGCCGGAATTGCAGTAATTACCCCTAACGCCATTTCAATACCATGTCAGATTCAAATGGAATACCTCACGGGAAAAGATGGTGACGACAAAATAGCTAAAATAGTGAAAGCCGTGCTGCTAAACCCGCTTATGGTAGGAACAGTAGTCGGTTTTATTCTATGTTTTTCCGGTGTCCATATCTGGCAGCCACTGGATAAGGCGGCGAAGATGGTTGGAGACACTACCGCCCCCTGCATGCTCCTTGCACTGGGGCTGGACCTGAGAAAAAAAGTTCGCGTAGCCCTGTCCGGCAACTGGAAATCAGGAATCCCCCGTTTTACAATCGCATCAGTAATAAAACTCGTGGTTAACCCTATTGTAGCATGGTATATGCTCTCCCTATTCGGCGTCAGCGGTATATGGCTGGCTGTCGGTGTTATACAGTGCGGCACGGCAACAGCTCTTGTTACTTATGTCATCTCTGAAATTTATGGTTTTATTTCTGAAGAAGTTGCAATGATTGCAGTTATTACCAATGTTCTTAATCTGGTTACACTGACGATAATAGCCGGAATCCTTCAAAATGCCGGAGTAATGTAA
- the rocD gene encoding ornithine--oxo-acid transaminase, with amino-acid sequence MKLKKKLGADNYKPLDVILSRGQGVWVYDIDQKRYMDCLSAYSAVNQGHCHPAILKAMQEQAQKLTLTSRAFRNDQLALFYQDICELTGSHKVLPMNSGAEAVETAVKAVRKWGYEVKGIPENRAEIIVCADNFHGRTITIVGFSTDPVSRSGFGPFTPGFKIVPFGDAKALEKAITPNTVAFLAEPIQGEAGVIIPPDGYLKEVREICSSANIMLILDEIQTGLGRTGKLLAEEHENIEADLTLVGKALSGGFYPVSAVLSNNEVLGVLKPGEHGSTFGGNPLACAVARAALKVIKDENLVKNAAEMGKYFLDGLKKAENNQIKEIRGKGLLMAVEFKPGAGGARKYCRNLQDQGILCKETHDNIIRFAPPLVITREEVDWALDRIIPVISKSE; translated from the coding sequence TTGAAATTGAAAAAAAAACTCGGAGCGGATAATTACAAACCATTGGACGTAATCCTTTCCAGAGGTCAGGGAGTCTGGGTCTACGATATAGACCAAAAGAGATATATGGATTGCCTCTCGGCATACTCAGCTGTAAATCAGGGCCACTGCCATCCCGCAATCCTTAAGGCCATGCAGGAACAGGCTCAAAAACTAACCCTGACATCAAGGGCGTTTAGAAACGATCAGCTGGCTCTTTTCTATCAGGACATTTGCGAACTGACCGGATCGCATAAAGTTCTGCCTATGAACAGCGGAGCCGAAGCGGTGGAGACTGCTGTAAAAGCTGTCAGAAAGTGGGGATACGAGGTCAAAGGAATTCCGGAAAACAGAGCGGAAATAATAGTCTGCGCCGACAATTTTCACGGACGCACAATAACAATTGTCGGTTTCTCCACAGATCCGGTTTCAAGATCAGGCTTCGGTCCTTTCACTCCGGGATTTAAAATAGTCCCTTTCGGAGACGCCAAGGCCCTTGAAAAAGCTATCACCCCGAATACCGTGGCTTTTCTGGCAGAACCGATACAGGGGGAAGCCGGAGTAATTATTCCACCGGACGGGTACCTCAAAGAGGTTAGAGAAATTTGTTCTTCCGCAAACATAATGCTGATACTCGATGAAATCCAGACCGGGCTTGGCAGAACCGGTAAACTGCTGGCTGAGGAACATGAAAATATTGAAGCCGATCTGACTCTTGTCGGAAAAGCTCTTTCCGGCGGTTTTTACCCTGTCTCGGCAGTTCTTTCCAATAATGAAGTTTTGGGAGTTCTCAAGCCGGGGGAGCACGGTTCCACCTTTGGTGGAAATCCACTTGCCTGTGCAGTTGCCCGTGCCGCGCTTAAAGTGATTAAAGATGAAAATCTTGTTAAAAATGCTGCTGAGATGGGTAAATATTTTCTTGATGGCCTTAAAAAGGCAGAGAATAATCAGATAAAAGAAATCAGGGGTAAAGGACTTCTGATGGCTGTCGAATTCAAGCCGGGAGCAGGAGGAGCGCGCAAGTATTGCAGGAATCTTCAGGATCAGGGGATTTTGTGCAAAGAAACCCATGACAACATAATCAGATTTGCTCCACCGCTGGTTATAACACGCGAAGAAGTGGATTGGGCTTTAGATAGAATTATTCCTGTAATTTCAAAATCCGAATGA
- a CDS encoding HD domain-containing phosphohydrolase, whose amino-acid sequence MKVLLVDDDVAFLNLFENMAKNKLDVYTAEDGKQGLKLLHACGPFPVVISDYRMPGMDGLEFLEKALEESPETVRILLSGQADTSVLLEAVNVCKVFKVLIKPCNKKDLSQALREAFVQHRLISAEKELMGNTLNSIVKMVGDVASILRPGLYDRTSRILPLARSIALEMNDPDLWATEAAASLSILGYIFLSEDLLEKLGRGQILTGNDHKNFKVHARDSARLISRIPRFEKVTEILSSQEEDYSLEITDSGLAGDSLPLGSRILRVVSDYDRLLSGDRVIGEVVSILKLREGRYDPKVLGTLEKVLGEEAKFYIREVYPLGLEAGMVLAQDIIGKIDGKKIKLVSKGQKLNETVIDYIHKHAENMLDITKKVLIKESSDRRVNDGSAECCK is encoded by the coding sequence ATGAAAGTCCTGCTTGTTGATGATGACGTCGCTTTTTTGAATCTTTTCGAGAATATGGCAAAAAACAAGCTTGATGTTTATACAGCCGAAGACGGTAAACAGGGCCTGAAGTTACTTCACGCCTGCGGCCCTTTTCCTGTTGTTATTTCAGACTACAGAATGCCGGGTATGGACGGACTTGAATTTTTGGAAAAAGCTTTGGAAGAAAGCCCGGAGACAGTACGAATTCTTTTAAGCGGGCAGGCGGATACTTCAGTTCTTCTGGAAGCGGTGAATGTCTGCAAAGTTTTTAAAGTTCTGATTAAACCATGCAATAAAAAGGATCTCTCACAGGCTTTACGCGAAGCGTTTGTTCAGCACAGGCTCATTTCCGCAGAAAAGGAGCTTATGGGTAACACCCTTAACAGTATCGTCAAAATGGTAGGAGATGTCGCTTCAATCCTCCGTCCCGGACTTTATGACAGAACTTCCAGAATATTGCCCTTGGCTCGTTCCATAGCCCTTGAAATGAATGATCCTGATTTATGGGCTACTGAAGCTGCTGCTTCCCTTTCCATTCTGGGTTACATTTTTTTATCTGAAGATCTGCTTGAAAAATTAGGTCGGGGACAGATTCTTACCGGGAATGATCATAAAAATTTCAAAGTCCATGCAAGGGATTCCGCTCGGTTGATTAGCCGTATCCCGCGTTTCGAAAAGGTAACTGAAATACTCTCCAGTCAGGAGGAAGATTACAGCCTTGAAATTACTGATTCCGGACTGGCCGGGGACAGCCTGCCTCTGGGGTCAAGAATTTTAAGAGTTGTCTCTGATTATGACCGTCTTTTAAGCGGCGACCGAGTTATCGGCGAAGTTGTTTCAATTTTAAAATTGCGCGAAGGACGCTATGATCCGAAGGTCCTTGGGACTTTGGAGAAAGTTCTTGGTGAAGAAGCTAAATTTTATATCCGTGAAGTTTATCCCCTTGGACTTGAAGCCGGAATGGTGCTGGCTCAGGATATTATCGGCAAAATAGACGGTAAAAAAATAAAATTGGTATCCAAAGGTCAGAAACTGAATGAAACAGTCATAGACTACATTCATAAGCATGCTGAAAACATGCTTGATATAACAAAAAAAGTTTTGATTAAAGAATCCTCCGACAGGAGAGTAAATGATGGTTCCGCGGAGTGTTGCAAATGA
- a CDS encoding HD-GYP domain-containing protein, giving the protein MSSEGPKEVKVEIDQLRPGVFIRLEGIPWYRHPFLMSSFRIKDEEQIETLRSLGLEYVVCILGRCTIPPIEKKKVRPKAKPSVNESSDINDEMFALKKKRMERLKEKRDRIQRTERYYSTSIHEIENLMQSINRGNSQYIEEARRFSKELSGYFSKDSESILHVLNFYDSNVDNLYYHSLNTTVVSLILGKSCGLDEKDLHDLSFGALFHDLGKSGIDKRITRKQGKFTSAELKVLHRHPFLGVEILSKEPDFPKNSMQVVYQHHERWDGRGYPRKLKGEEINRLARIIAVANVYDGLINKSDPANSMTPYQALSYMFTKLDGQFEKEILTLFIHCMGIYPPGTIVRLNTGLIGMVISVNLGKPLAPSLVIYDPQVPKNEAIIIDMGEENDLEVEGSIHPRDLPLEVYDYLSPRTRITYFVDPTKLDKKD; this is encoded by the coding sequence ATGAGTAGTGAAGGTCCGAAAGAGGTCAAGGTTGAGATTGACCAGCTTCGTCCGGGGGTATTCATACGTCTAGAGGGAATACCGTGGTACAGGCATCCGTTTCTTATGAGCAGCTTTCGTATAAAGGATGAGGAGCAGATTGAAACTTTGAGGTCCTTAGGCCTTGAATATGTGGTGTGTATTTTGGGTCGGTGCACAATTCCACCCATTGAAAAAAAGAAAGTGCGCCCTAAAGCCAAACCTTCCGTAAACGAATCAAGTGATATCAATGATGAGATGTTCGCTCTAAAAAAGAAGCGCATGGAGCGGCTCAAGGAAAAACGGGACAGGATTCAAAGGACTGAGCGGTATTATTCAACTTCGATCCACGAAATTGAAAACCTGATGCAATCGATAAACAGGGGAAATTCACAATATATAGAAGAAGCACGCCGTTTTTCCAAGGAGCTTAGCGGATATTTCAGCAAAGATAGTGAGTCTATTCTTCATGTTCTTAATTTTTATGATAGCAACGTTGATAATTTATATTACCACTCTTTGAACACAACGGTTGTTTCTCTTATCTTGGGAAAATCCTGCGGTCTTGATGAAAAGGATTTGCATGACCTGAGCTTCGGGGCTCTTTTTCATGATCTCGGTAAATCAGGAATTGATAAGCGCATTACCAGAAAACAGGGTAAGTTTACATCTGCCGAGCTGAAGGTCTTGCACAGGCATCCTTTTCTGGGTGTGGAAATTTTATCCAAAGAACCTGATTTCCCTAAAAATTCGATGCAGGTTGTGTATCAGCACCATGAAAGGTGGGATGGGCGTGGATATCCCAGAAAGCTCAAAGGTGAGGAAATCAACAGGCTTGCCCGGATTATAGCTGTTGCCAATGTTTATGACGGCCTGATCAATAAAAGTGATCCGGCTAACTCCATGACCCCGTATCAAGCTCTTTCGTATATGTTTACCAAGCTGGACGGACAGTTTGAAAAAGAAATTCTCACTCTTTTTATTCACTGTATGGGCATTTATCCTCCGGGTACAATCGTGCGTTTGAATACCGGACTTATTGGTATGGTTATCTCTGTTAATCTTGGAAAACCTTTGGCGCCGAGTCTAGTAATCTATGATCCTCAGGTTCCCAAAAATGAGGCTATCATTATCGATATGGGAGAGGAAAATGATCTTGAAGTAGAAGGTTCTATTCATCCGCGAGATTTGCCGCTGGAGGTTTATGATTACCTATCGCCGCGGACCAGAATTACATATTTCGTAGATCCTACAAAGTTGGATAAAAAAGATTGA
- a CDS encoding TIGR00730 family Rossman fold protein, translated as MKKICVFLGANPGNSEIYTEAARNLGQELAKRNITTVYGGSNMGLMGVLAESALAAGGRVTGVIPESLVRKEVAHNGLSELHVVSSMHERKSMMAKISDGFIALPGGIGTLDEFFEIFTWAQLGFHGKPCGLLNIGGYYDKMMDFLDSVVQEGFLKQVHKDMVILGSTPEEILDSFSNYSPPSVTKWTEKELKDKSLRH; from the coding sequence ATGAAAAAAATATGCGTATTCCTCGGCGCAAACCCCGGAAACAGCGAAATTTATACCGAGGCGGCCCGGAATCTCGGACAGGAACTGGCTAAAAGAAATATCACCACTGTTTACGGTGGATCGAACATGGGTCTGATGGGTGTTCTTGCTGAAAGCGCACTTGCCGCAGGAGGACGGGTTACAGGAGTCATCCCTGAATCTCTGGTCAGAAAAGAAGTCGCTCATAACGGTTTGAGCGAACTTCATGTGGTCTCATCAATGCATGAAAGAAAATCTATGATGGCCAAAATATCAGATGGTTTTATTGCTCTTCCCGGAGGAATCGGAACACTTGATGAATTTTTTGAAATTTTCACCTGGGCACAGCTTGGTTTTCACGGCAAACCCTGCGGTCTCCTGAATATCGGCGGCTATTATGATAAGATGATGGATTTTCTTGATAGCGTGGTGCAGGAAGGATTTCTTAAGCAGGTTCACAAGGACATGGTTATCCTCGGGTCAACACCTGAAGAAATTCTTGATTCATTTTCAAATTATTCACCACCTTCAGTAACCAAATGGACTGAAAAAGAACTGAAAGATAAAAGTCTAAGACATTAA